In Listeria monocytogenes, the following proteins share a genomic window:
- a CDS encoding DNA-3-methyladenine glycosylase — protein MDTIITNAFFENKTTIELARDILGMRLVHQTTNGKLSGLIVETEAYLGATDMAAHSFQNLRTKRTEVMFSSPGRIYMYQMHRQVLLNFITMPEGIPEAILIRAIEPEEQAKHLMEQNRGGKTGYELTNGPGKLTQALGLSMQDYGKTLFDSNIWLEEAKTPHLIEATNRIGVPNKGIATHFPLRFTVKGSPYLSAQRKSRILADIWE, from the coding sequence ATGGATACGATTATTACGAACGCATTTTTTGAAAATAAGACGACCATCGAATTAGCGAGAGATATTCTTGGTATGCGCCTAGTACATCAAACAACTAATGGGAAGCTTTCCGGACTAATAGTGGAAACAGAAGCGTACCTCGGGGCAACAGATATGGCGGCACATAGTTTTCAAAACCTCCGAACGAAACGAACGGAAGTCATGTTTTCATCTCCAGGAAGAATCTACATGTACCAAATGCACCGCCAAGTGTTGCTTAATTTTATAACCATGCCAGAAGGAATCCCAGAAGCCATTTTAATACGAGCCATCGAACCTGAAGAACAAGCAAAACATCTAATGGAACAAAACCGTGGCGGGAAAACGGGTTACGAACTTACTAATGGCCCTGGAAAATTAACGCAAGCTTTAGGATTAAGTATGCAAGATTACGGGAAAACTCTTTTTGATAGTAACATTTGGTTAGAAGAGGCAAAAACGCCGCATTTAATAGAAGCAACTAATCGAATAGGGGTGCCAAACAAAGGAATTGCAACCCATTTCCCACTTAGATTTACTGTTAAAGGCAGCCCATATCTTTCAGCTCAACGAAAAAGTCGGATTCTGGCTGATATTTGGGAGTAA
- a CDS encoding class A sortase produces MLKKTIAIIILIIGLLLIFSPFIKNGIVKYMSGHETIEQYNASDIKKNNEKDATFDFESVQLPSMTSVIKGAANYDKDAVIGSIAVPSVDVNLLVFKGTNTANLLAGATTMRSDQVMGKGNYPLAGHHMRDESMLFGPIMKVKKGDKIYLTDLENLYEYTVTETKTIDETEVSVIDDTKDARITLITCDKPTETTKRFVAVGELEKTEKLTKELENKYFPSK; encoded by the coding sequence ATGTTAAAGAAAACAATTGCAATAATAATTTTAATCATCGGGCTACTATTAATTTTTTCCCCATTCATCAAAAACGGCATCGTGAAATACATGAGCGGTCATGAAACAATCGAACAATATAACGCATCAGATATAAAGAAAAATAATGAAAAAGACGCTACATTTGATTTTGAAAGTGTGCAGCTTCCGTCTATGACATCTGTTATTAAAGGAGCAGCCAATTATGACAAAGATGCGGTTATTGGTTCTATCGCAGTTCCATCCGTAGACGTGAATCTATTAGTTTTCAAAGGAACAAATACGGCTAATTTATTGGCGGGTGCAACAACCATGCGTTCTGATCAAGTCATGGGTAAAGGTAACTATCCGCTGGCAGGTCACCATATGCGTGATGAATCTATGTTGTTTGGTCCTATCATGAAAGTCAAAAAAGGCGACAAGATTTATCTAACAGATCTTGAGAATTTATACGAATATACTGTTACGGAAACAAAAACGATTGATGAAACAGAAGTAAGTGTGATTGACGATACGAAAGACGCTAGAATTACACTTATTACATGTGATAAACCAACCGAAACAACGAAACGCTTTGTTGCCGTTGGTGAGCTAGAAAAAACAGAAAAATTAACAAAAGAACTAGAGAATAAATATTTCCCTAGTAAATAA
- a CDS encoding MBL fold metallo-hydrolase has protein sequence MKLTVFGHWGGYPVANEGTSSYLLEEAGFKLLIDVGASAVSIMQNYIDPDDIDAAIISHYHPDHVADVGILQHIRLLSQKKEKPPVLPIYGHKEDERGYSYLEMANVTKAIEYKADDTLEIGPFKVTFLKTIHPVPCYAMRIEAAGKVFVYTADSAYQDSFIPFAESADLLVTDTNFFHDLAGKTKVHMASTEVAKIAKEANVKSLLLSHLPEVGDLEVLKQEAAAIYKGEIALASKGFTKTF, from the coding sequence ATGAAACTAACCGTTTTTGGACATTGGGGTGGCTATCCGGTAGCGAATGAAGGAACATCTAGTTATTTGCTGGAAGAAGCTGGATTTAAGCTTTTAATTGATGTTGGAGCAAGTGCTGTTTCTATTATGCAAAACTATATTGATCCTGATGACATTGATGCGGCAATAATTTCTCATTACCATCCAGATCATGTAGCAGACGTAGGAATTTTGCAGCACATTCGTCTATTATCACAAAAAAAGGAAAAACCGCCAGTCTTGCCGATTTATGGGCATAAAGAAGATGAACGTGGCTATTCTTATTTAGAAATGGCGAATGTAACAAAGGCAATCGAATATAAAGCAGACGATACACTGGAAATAGGACCGTTTAAAGTAACTTTCTTAAAAACGATTCATCCGGTACCTTGCTATGCAATGAGAATAGAAGCGGCTGGCAAAGTTTTCGTATACACCGCAGATAGCGCTTATCAAGATAGCTTTATTCCTTTTGCAGAGAGTGCCGATTTATTAGTAACAGACACCAATTTTTTCCATGACCTAGCTGGAAAAACAAAAGTGCATATGGCAAGTACAGAAGTTGCAAAAATTGCCAAAGAAGCCAATGTGAAATCATTACTCCTTAGTCATTTACCCGAAGTTGGCGATTTAGAAGTTCTAAAACAAGAAGCAGCAGCTATTTACAAAGGAGAAATTGCGCTCGCTTCCAAAGGATTCACGAAAACATTTTAA
- the lplA1 gene encoding lipoate protein ligase LplA1 produces MYFIDNNNEKDPRINLAVEEFILTELNLDEPVLLFYINKPSIIIGRNQNTVEEIDTEYVEKNDVIVVRRLSGGGAVYHDEGNLNFSFITEDDGESFHNFAKFTQPIVEALKRLGVNAELKGRNDLLIDGFKVSGNAQFATKGKMFSHGTLMYDLNLDNVAASLKPRKDKIESKGIKSVRSRVANISDFMDQEMTTEEFRDLLLLYIFNVEKVEDVKEYKLTAADWEKIREISAKRYGNWDWNYGKSPKFDLTRTKRFPVGAVDVRLNVQKGIITDIKIFGDFFGVKNVADIEEKLVNTTYKREALAEALEDIDVKEYFGNITKDEFLDLLY; encoded by the coding sequence ATGTATTTTATAGATAACAATAATGAGAAAGATCCACGTATTAATTTAGCGGTGGAGGAATTTATTTTAACAGAATTAAATCTGGATGAGCCTGTGCTGTTATTTTATATTAATAAGCCATCGATTATCATTGGGCGCAACCAAAATACAGTAGAAGAAATTGATACAGAGTATGTGGAGAAAAATGATGTCATCGTTGTGCGCAGACTTTCTGGTGGTGGCGCAGTTTATCATGATGAAGGAAACTTGAATTTCAGTTTTATTACAGAAGATGATGGCGAGTCTTTCCATAATTTTGCGAAATTCACACAACCGATTGTGGAAGCGCTGAAACGTTTAGGCGTCAATGCGGAACTAAAAGGGCGCAATGATTTATTGATTGATGGCTTCAAAGTTTCCGGTAATGCACAATTTGCAACCAAAGGGAAAATGTTCTCACACGGCACATTGATGTATGATTTGAACCTAGATAACGTTGCTGCATCGCTAAAACCACGTAAAGATAAAATCGAATCAAAAGGTATTAAATCTGTTCGTAGTCGTGTAGCAAATATTTCTGATTTCATGGATCAAGAAATGACAACGGAAGAGTTCCGCGATTTGCTATTACTTTATATTTTCAATGTTGAAAAAGTAGAAGACGTAAAAGAATATAAATTAACTGCTGCAGATTGGGAAAAAATCCGCGAAATATCTGCTAAACGTTATGGCAACTGGGATTGGAATTACGGAAAATCACCAAAATTCGATTTAACACGTACAAAACGTTTCCCAGTAGGAGCCGTCGATGTTCGCTTAAATGTACAAAAAGGGATTATTACAGATATCAAGATTTTCGGAGATTTCTTCGGCGTGAAAAATGTGGCGGATATTGAGGAGAAATTAGTTAATACTACTTATAAACGTGAAGCTTTGGCTGAGGCGTTAGAAGATATAGACGTAAAAGAATATTTTGGTAACATCACGAAAGATGAATTTTTAGATTTACTTTATTAA
- a CDS encoding TVP38/TMEM64 family protein, producing MTFWQDMMNFFSYDNLMYWLSEYRNLGPLLAFLLPFIEAFLPFLPFIVFVVVNVNAYGLLGGFLISVTAAIAGSLCVFLLARKFGQTRFLRFISGHKQIKRVMEWIDRHGFSPIFILLVMPFTPSSAVNIVAGLSKIKVYQFILALVGGKLIKVFAISYIGYDFVDLIHQPLKLAILAVSVVILWFVGKRLERWMSGKNLK from the coding sequence ATGACATTTTGGCAGGATATGATGAATTTCTTTTCTTATGATAATTTAATGTACTGGCTAAGTGAATATCGGAATTTAGGTCCACTTTTAGCTTTTCTCTTACCTTTTATTGAAGCGTTTTTACCATTTTTACCATTTATTGTATTCGTTGTAGTGAACGTAAATGCATACGGACTACTTGGTGGTTTTTTAATTTCGGTGACAGCAGCAATTGCGGGTAGTTTATGCGTATTCTTGTTAGCACGGAAATTTGGTCAAACTCGTTTTTTACGTTTTATTTCGGGTCACAAACAAATTAAACGAGTAATGGAATGGATTGATAGACATGGTTTTAGTCCGATTTTCATTTTACTTGTAATGCCATTTACCCCATCTTCGGCGGTAAATATTGTTGCAGGTCTCTCTAAAATAAAAGTATATCAATTTATATTAGCGCTTGTAGGTGGCAAACTAATCAAAGTCTTCGCCATTAGCTATATTGGCTATGACTTTGTCGACTTGATTCACCAGCCGCTCAAACTGGCTATATTAGCTGTTTCTGTCGTTATTTTATGGTTTGTTGGAAAACGGCTGGAACGTTGGATGTCAGGAAAGAATCTCAAATAA
- a CDS encoding glycosyltransferase family 39 protein, with protein sequence MKKRIQHLDFYFVGIIVIAIFFNFYGIWNDDTVNPYYTAAVTSMVQNFHNFFYGAFDPAGFITVDKPPVALWLQAISALIFGVHGWSVILPQALAGVGSVILLYVLVKPIFGAWAARITALIMALTPIAVAVTRTNNMDAILVFVLLLATFFLFKAVHRAKIGWLLLSFALIGVGFNVKMLQAFMVVPAFLLFYFIATKLSWRKKLVQLVIALVLMLGVSVSWAVVVDQTATSERPYIGSSQTNSVLELAFGYNGMERLLGQETGTGSTGNMEMGTPPSTNSTDSSSTTPPTPPSGSMQDGANGGTPPQGNNGAPPTGAPGNAANGGGNGSKMTGSTGMFGTGNAGPLRLFQTALGDQISWFLPLAIIGMLAIFLAYRNENKRIYQLTSKQKEMVFWAAWLIPVAGFFSIAGFFHHYYLIMLAPPIAVLSGVGLVALFRLYQDKENWQRFLLPAAVTLTGGLQAFFVAAYLPVLAVVIGIAALITSIILIVFRPQPSKLTAKITALALAILLIAPTYWSLTPILYGGNSSLPEAGPQLKQSSGGGFADASVDSDLISYLQKNNTGETYLFGTTDATTAGPYIIKTKEAVMALGGFNGTDPTLTVKQLKQMIQAGEIKYFYLPSNSKASDSDVVKWIQENGTEIDSSKWSSSGSTDDDTTSSASFNMQGGAQGMNGTGTGTLYQLK encoded by the coding sequence ATGAAGAAACGGATACAACATTTAGATTTTTATTTTGTTGGAATTATTGTTATTGCCATCTTTTTTAATTTTTATGGTATTTGGAATGATGATACGGTAAATCCTTATTATACAGCTGCTGTGACAAGTATGGTGCAAAATTTTCATAATTTTTTCTACGGAGCTTTTGATCCTGCTGGTTTTATTACAGTAGATAAGCCACCTGTTGCACTTTGGTTGCAAGCGATCAGTGCCCTCATTTTCGGCGTACATGGTTGGAGTGTTATCTTACCACAAGCGTTGGCTGGTGTTGGTTCGGTGATTTTGCTTTATGTGCTCGTCAAACCTATATTTGGCGCATGGGCTGCAAGAATTACTGCTTTAATTATGGCGCTGACTCCTATTGCGGTAGCCGTGACGCGTACTAATAATATGGATGCTATTCTTGTATTTGTGTTATTACTAGCAACCTTTTTCCTTTTTAAAGCTGTTCATCGTGCAAAAATCGGCTGGCTTTTACTTTCTTTTGCGTTGATTGGTGTCGGTTTTAATGTAAAAATGCTCCAAGCTTTCATGGTCGTACCCGCATTTTTGCTCTTCTATTTTATTGCTACAAAACTAAGTTGGAGAAAAAAGCTAGTTCAATTAGTAATCGCACTTGTCTTAATGCTAGGTGTCTCTGTTTCTTGGGCAGTCGTAGTTGACCAAACAGCTACTTCAGAGCGACCTTATATCGGTAGTAGTCAAACCAATTCGGTGCTTGAGTTGGCATTTGGCTATAATGGTATGGAACGGCTTCTTGGTCAAGAAACTGGAACAGGCAGTACCGGGAATATGGAAATGGGGACTCCTCCTAGCACTAACTCAACAGATTCAAGTAGCACAACCCCACCGACTCCTCCAAGTGGAAGTATGCAGGACGGCGCTAACGGCGGAACTCCTCCTCAAGGAAATAATGGCGCTCCCCCAACTGGAGCTCCAGGTAATGCGGCAAACGGCGGCGGAAATGGATCAAAAATGACTGGTAGCACAGGCATGTTTGGAACAGGGAACGCTGGACCGCTTCGTCTATTCCAAACCGCACTTGGTGATCAAATTAGTTGGTTCTTACCACTTGCTATTATCGGTATGCTAGCCATTTTCCTGGCGTATCGAAATGAAAATAAACGAATTTACCAATTGACCTCCAAACAAAAGGAAATGGTTTTCTGGGCAGCTTGGCTTATCCCTGTCGCCGGATTCTTTAGTATTGCTGGCTTTTTCCATCATTATTATTTGATTATGCTAGCTCCACCAATTGCTGTACTTAGTGGCGTAGGTCTAGTGGCGCTCTTCCGGTTATACCAAGACAAAGAGAATTGGCAAAGGTTCCTGCTACCTGCTGCTGTTACGCTAACTGGAGGTCTTCAAGCATTCTTTGTTGCTGCTTACTTGCCTGTTTTAGCGGTAGTTATTGGTATTGCTGCACTGATTACGTCTATTATCTTAATTGTATTTAGACCACAACCTTCCAAACTCACCGCAAAGATAACAGCGCTCGCTTTAGCGATTTTGCTCATTGCTCCAACATATTGGTCTTTAACACCTATTTTATATGGTGGGAATAGTTCCTTACCTGAAGCTGGACCACAATTAAAACAATCCAGTGGTGGTGGATTCGCCGATGCATCTGTTGATAGTGATTTAATTAGCTATTTACAGAAAAACAATACTGGGGAAACCTACTTATTTGGGACAACAGATGCAACAACAGCAGGTCCTTATATTATTAAAACGAAAGAAGCTGTTATGGCGCTTGGTGGTTTCAATGGAACAGATCCAACTCTAACTGTAAAACAATTAAAACAAATGATTCAAGCCGGTGAAATAAAATATTTCTATCTCCCATCAAATAGTAAAGCTTCTGACTCAGATGTGGTAAAATGGATTCAAGAAAACGGTACAGAAATTGATAGTTCGAAGTGGAGTAGCTCCGGTTCTACGGATGATGACACTACTTCTAGTGCTTCTTTTAATATGCAAGGTGGCGCTCAAGGAATGAATGGCACTGGTACAGGAACACTATATCAATTAAAATAA
- the queG gene encoding tRNA epoxyqueuosine(34) reductase QueG, which translates to MIVKSTSDYAALKEELIAYAHEIGIQKIGFTTADPFLFLKERLLEAEALDLFTGFEHPVIDERVYPELIFKEPQSIIAIALAYPSKLKEAPVSKKGARRGVFARASWGIDYHTVLREKLALLETFLSERLPDVRMKSMVDTGELSDVAVAERAGIGWRGKNTLLITPEYGSWVYLGEMITNIPFEPDTPASDLCGSCNQCVKACPTGSLLGEGKMNPKICLSYLTQTKDFLDEKYREVLHNRLYGCDTCQVVCPYNRGHDFHFHDEMEPDPELVRPELKPLLHISNRAFKEQFGDMAGSWRGKKPIQRNAIIILARYKDKTAVPDLIDCLQNDPRPVIRGTAGWALRKIGGSDAEKAVEQALQTEQDEQVLQELTAIPN; encoded by the coding sequence ATGATAGTGAAGTCGACATCAGATTATGCCGCATTGAAAGAAGAACTCATTGCTTATGCGCATGAAATAGGTATTCAAAAAATTGGTTTCACAACAGCAGACCCTTTTTTATTTTTAAAAGAACGATTACTAGAAGCGGAAGCGCTGGATCTTTTTACAGGATTTGAGCATCCGGTAATAGATGAACGGGTTTATCCTGAGCTTATTTTCAAGGAACCGCAGTCGATTATCGCCATTGCACTTGCTTATCCATCTAAATTAAAAGAAGCACCTGTAAGTAAAAAAGGAGCTAGACGAGGTGTATTTGCCAGAGCTTCGTGGGGAATTGATTATCATACCGTTTTACGAGAAAAATTAGCGCTACTCGAAACTTTTTTAAGTGAACGTTTGCCAGATGTACGAATGAAATCAATGGTGGATACTGGGGAATTATCAGATGTAGCTGTAGCAGAACGAGCGGGCATTGGCTGGCGCGGGAAAAACACGCTGCTCATAACGCCAGAATACGGCTCGTGGGTCTATTTAGGCGAAATGATAACCAATATACCATTCGAACCAGATACGCCTGCTAGCGACTTGTGTGGCAGTTGCAACCAATGTGTGAAAGCCTGCCCGACAGGTTCCTTGCTGGGTGAAGGGAAAATGAATCCGAAAATATGTTTAAGTTATTTGACGCAAACAAAAGACTTTCTAGATGAAAAATATCGCGAAGTGTTGCATAATCGTTTGTATGGTTGTGATACTTGTCAGGTAGTTTGTCCGTATAATCGTGGGCATGATTTCCACTTTCATGATGAAATGGAGCCGGATCCAGAGCTTGTTCGACCAGAATTAAAACCATTACTACACATTTCCAATCGCGCTTTTAAAGAACAATTTGGTGATATGGCGGGTTCGTGGCGTGGGAAGAAGCCCATTCAGCGAAATGCCATCATCATTCTAGCGCGGTATAAAGATAAAACAGCTGTACCAGACTTAATTGACTGTTTACAAAACGATCCAAGACCAGTCATTCGAGGAACGGCTGGCTGGGCGCTAAGAAAAATCGGTGGAAGCGATGCCGAAAAAGCCGTCGAGCAAGCACTTCAAACCGAACAAGATGAACAAGTATTACAAGAATTAACTGCTATACCAAATTAA
- the trmL gene encoding tRNA (uridine(34)/cytosine(34)/5-carboxymethylaminomethyluridine(34)-2'-O)-methyltransferase TrmL encodes MPNHIVLYQPEIPANTGNISRTCAGTDTYLHLIRPLGFSTDDKMLKRAGLDYWDNVKLSYYDSLDEFFKKNEGGEFYYITKFGRHVYSDIDYSDPNKDYFFVFGKETTGLPDALLQENEENCLRIPMTDHIRSLNLSNTAAILAYEALRQQNFGALLQEPNYDRKIFQD; translated from the coding sequence ATGCCAAACCATATCGTACTGTACCAACCAGAAATCCCAGCGAATACCGGAAATATCTCCAGAACATGTGCCGGAACAGACACTTACTTACATTTAATCCGTCCACTTGGTTTTTCAACAGATGATAAAATGTTAAAACGTGCTGGACTCGATTACTGGGATAACGTGAAACTTTCTTACTACGATTCTTTAGATGAATTCTTCAAGAAAAATGAAGGCGGAGAATTTTATTACATTACCAAATTTGGTCGTCATGTTTATAGTGATATCGATTATAGCGACCCCAACAAAGATTATTTCTTCGTTTTTGGAAAAGAAACGACCGGATTGCCAGATGCGCTTTTACAAGAGAATGAAGAAAATTGTTTGCGTATCCCGATGACAGATCACATTCGCTCGTTGAATTTATCGAACACAGCGGCAATTTTAGCTTATGAAGCGTTACGTCAGCAGAATTTTGGCGCACTTTTACAAGAACCGAATTACGATCGAAAAATTTTTCAAGACTAA
- the nfsA gene encoding oxygen-insensitive NADPH nitroreductase: MNQAIDAILGHYSVRKFEDKDLTEEALTLLIKSAQAASTSSFVQAYSIIGITDKAIREQISAIAGNQPYTVQTGQLFIFVADLARHHAILEEHQVDTTALETSEKWLVSVIDAALAAQNMAVAAESLGLGICFIGGIRNDVEQIAEILDLPPYTMPLFGLTIGYPVANKEKAKPRLPQDLVYHENSYQKMNPTILTEYDEQIKNYYDERTAGKRVEGWSEQIARGLGRTSRLDLKAFLEKQHLNQK, encoded by the coding sequence ATGAATCAGGCGATAGATGCCATTCTAGGACATTACTCAGTGCGAAAATTTGAAGACAAGGACTTAACGGAAGAAGCGTTGACCTTACTTATCAAGAGTGCACAAGCCGCATCTACATCCAGTTTTGTTCAAGCATACTCCATCATCGGAATAACAGATAAAGCTATTCGGGAACAAATCTCAGCAATTGCAGGAAATCAACCATATACAGTACAAACCGGTCAACTATTTATTTTCGTTGCTGATTTAGCTCGTCATCACGCTATCTTAGAAGAACATCAAGTGGATACAACTGCACTGGAAACGTCAGAAAAATGGCTTGTTTCTGTGATTGATGCCGCACTTGCTGCACAAAATATGGCCGTTGCCGCAGAATCATTAGGACTTGGCATTTGCTTTATTGGCGGGATTCGTAACGATGTCGAACAAATCGCGGAAATACTTGATTTACCACCATATACGATGCCATTATTCGGCTTAACAATTGGTTATCCGGTTGCTAACAAAGAAAAAGCGAAACCGAGATTGCCTCAAGATTTGGTATACCACGAAAACAGTTACCAAAAAATGAACCCAACTATTCTAACTGAATATGATGAACAAATAAAAAATTACTACGACGAAAGAACAGCAGGAAAACGAGTAGAAGGTTGGTCCGAACAAATTGCACGTGGGCTTGGAAGAACAAGCCGTCTAGACTTAAAAGCATTTTTAGAAAAACAACATTTAAATCAAAAATAA
- a CDS encoding lmo0937 family membrane protein produces MLGIIWGIIVVLLAVWLLGIIFHIAGGLINILLVIVLILVIWNLIQMARNKRK; encoded by the coding sequence ATGTTAGGAATTATTTGGGGAATAATCGTAGTTTTATTAGCAGTGTGGTTACTTGGAATTATTTTCCATATTGCGGGTGGATTAATTAATATCTTGTTAGTAATCGTTTTAATACTCGTTATTTGGAACTTAATTCAAATGGCTAGAAATAAACGGAAATAA
- a CDS encoding low molecular weight protein-tyrosine-phosphatase, whose translation MVKVVFVCLGNICRSPMAEGLFRKEVAEAGLTDEIKIDSAATGTWNLGKPPHRGTQAVLKKHGVDYQEMRARKISDVDFNEADFIIGMDQQNLADLNSLNNNPDVIVRSLMSFVPGQEDKDIPDPYYTGDFDETERMVTEGVKALLAYITKK comes from the coding sequence TTGGTAAAAGTAGTTTTTGTCTGTTTAGGGAATATTTGTCGTTCACCAATGGCTGAGGGGTTATTTCGGAAAGAAGTTGCAGAAGCTGGGTTAACGGATGAAATAAAAATTGATTCTGCTGCAACTGGTACTTGGAATTTAGGGAAACCGCCACACCGCGGGACGCAAGCAGTGTTGAAAAAGCATGGTGTTGATTATCAAGAGATGCGAGCTCGAAAAATTTCTGATGTTGATTTTAACGAAGCTGATTTTATTATCGGGATGGATCAGCAAAATTTAGCAGATTTAAATTCACTTAATAATAATCCAGATGTCATCGTTCGCTCGCTTATGTCCTTTGTGCCTGGTCAAGAGGATAAAGATATTCCAGACCCATATTATACAGGGGATTTTGATGAAACCGAACGCATGGTAACTGAGGGAGTAAAGGCCCTTTTAGCCTATATCACAAAAAAATAG
- a CDS encoding SMI1/KNR4 family protein — MTIWVKNEKNGATEQAIREKEIALGVTLPFEYKQLLSEQNGGLIRKNHFKTTEPTSYGLDFGEIYYLASLDEILTDIPEQKDVDLAGKQVYFHRDESRYLGFSYIDITTEPSIIYVDFETLQTLIVAETFATFIEELYFSPFPTDFAEQFPIKKLNQILASSNVQKTKQLLELLEDYPDKKWYLETLLGLLEKREIPYNLVVYSLFENQLLYFRRKLPPELVEQIFVRLEACDGINKATLAELYKEWK; from the coding sequence ATGACGATTTGGGTTAAAAACGAAAAGAATGGCGCAACGGAACAAGCAATTCGTGAAAAAGAAATAGCGTTAGGTGTCACTTTACCATTTGAATACAAACAGCTTTTATCAGAGCAAAATGGTGGATTGATTCGCAAAAATCATTTTAAGACGACGGAACCGACTTCTTATGGGCTGGATTTTGGTGAAATCTATTATCTGGCTAGTTTGGATGAAATTTTAACGGATATTCCGGAACAAAAGGATGTTGATCTCGCAGGGAAGCAAGTTTATTTCCACCGGGATGAATCGCGTTATCTTGGTTTTTCCTATATAGATATTACGACCGAACCCAGTATTATTTATGTTGATTTTGAAACGTTACAAACACTTATTGTTGCTGAAACGTTTGCTACATTTATAGAGGAATTGTACTTTAGTCCCTTTCCTACCGATTTCGCGGAACAATTTCCGATAAAAAAATTAAATCAAATTCTCGCTTCCAGCAATGTGCAAAAAACAAAACAATTACTGGAACTATTAGAAGATTATCCAGATAAAAAGTGGTATTTAGAGACGCTTTTAGGATTACTTGAAAAACGAGAAATCCCGTATAATTTAGTTGTCTATAGTTTGTTTGAGAATCAATTGCTTTATTTCCGGAGAAAACTCCCGCCTGAACTTGTGGAGCAAATTTTCGTCCGACTTGAAGCATGTGATGGAATAAATAAAGCGACTCTGGCCGAATTATATAAGGAATGGAAATAA